A region from the Sulfurospirillum oryzae genome encodes:
- a CDS encoding c-type cytochrome yields MKKIACMLISVAAVSLMAADGEGIYKSKCFSCHGDKASKSALNKSQIIAGWDVAKITASINGYKNGEGGPMKNVMKPIATALSDDDLKAVATTIASYK; encoded by the coding sequence ATGAAGAAGATAGCGTGTATGCTCATCTCAGTGGCAGCAGTATCGCTTATGGCGGCTGATGGCGAAGGAATCTACAAAAGCAAATGCTTTTCATGTCATGGCGATAAAGCTTCAAAATCTGCATTGAACAAATCGCAAATTATTGCGGGATGGGATGTTGCAAAAATTACAGCTTCAATTAATGGCTATAAAAATGGCGAGGGTGGGCCTATGAAAAATGTTATGAAACCCATTGCAACAGCATTAAGTGATGATGACTTAAAAGCAGTTGCTACTACCATCGCTTCTTATAAATAA
- a CDS encoding twin-arginine translocation signal domain-containing protein: MAVETSRRDFIGMAFSGFAAAGGVIALGAMKKTWDPLPSVQSAGFITVDLSPMKEGEVQTIQWRGKPIFILRKSADMPKNEKRDIVAGNKHYAVMIGLCTHLGCIPTWMPATKQ; the protein is encoded by the coding sequence ATGGCTGTTGAAACAAGCAGAAGAGACTTTATAGGCATGGCATTCAGCGGTTTTGCAGCGGCAGGTGGGGTCATAGCCCTTGGCGCTATGAAAAAGACTTGGGATCCACTTCCAAGTGTACAGTCTGCTGGATTCATCACCGTTGATCTCTCTCCAATGAAAGAAGGAGAAGTGCAAACGATCCAATGGAGGGGCAAGCCTATTTTCATCTTGAGAAAAAGTGCAGATATGCCTAAGAACGAGAAACGTGACATTGTAGCGGGCAATAAACACTATGCTGTCATGATAGGGCTTTGTACCCATTTAGGCTGTATTCCAACATGGATGCCTGCAACGAAACAATT
- a CDS encoding response regulator transcription factor, producing the protein MLDKYAFVLKNSSLLLAEDEKNLRDSFAKVLLLYVDKVYTASDGEEALMLYNQHHPDIVITDVKMPKLNGLELIKHIRKDNHDIPIIVTSAYTDKDFLLESIKLSLVDYVVKPIKEGDLTRLLESSASILLEKSKTIVKINNTSFYDYTNKTFLQDNISITLTQKEIEFIEILLAHKGNLVTRQILEDKLYIYEEAPPSALKNLVFKLRKKITNDVIKTIGNLGYAIKD; encoded by the coding sequence TTGTTAGATAAATATGCATTTGTTTTAAAAAATAGTTCGTTATTGCTTGCTGAAGATGAAAAAAATCTGAGAGATAGTTTTGCAAAAGTTTTACTATTGTATGTCGATAAAGTTTACACGGCATCTGATGGTGAAGAGGCTTTAATGCTTTATAACCAACATCATCCTGATATTGTTATTACGGATGTGAAAATGCCTAAATTAAATGGACTCGAATTAATTAAGCATATTAGAAAAGACAATCATGATATCCCCATTATTGTTACAAGTGCTTATACTGACAAAGATTTTTTACTAGAATCTATCAAACTTTCATTAGTTGATTATGTTGTAAAGCCGATTAAAGAAGGAGATTTGACAAGACTTTTAGAAAGCAGTGCAAGCATTTTACTGGAAAAGTCAAAAACCATTGTCAAAATTAACAATACAAGCTTCTACGACTATACGAATAAAACTTTTTTACAAGACAATATCTCTATTACATTAACACAAAAAGAGATCGAATTTATTGAAATATTATTGGCACATAAAGGCAATTTAGTTACAAGGCAAATTCTTGAAGATAAGCTTTATATCTATGAAGAAGCTCCGCCTTCAGCACTTAAAAATCTTGTTTTTAAATTACGTAAAAAAATAACAAATGATGTTATTAAAACAATTGGTAACTTAGGATACGCAATTAAAGATTAA